Genomic window (Oryza sativa Japonica Group chromosome 3, ASM3414082v1):
TCaccgcgcgccgctccgcccACCACACGCCGCCACTCCGCttcgccccgccgcccgccatcgctccgcccaccgcccccctctgcgccgccgctcgccgttctgtaggggagagagagagggggatagagagaaaagggggctgacatgtgggaccacatgggccccaccttttcttattatttttttatagctgacatgtgggtcccatggtttttaattatttttccagGATCCAATTGCCACATAAGTGacacgtcaatgccacatggGACGAGGATCTAGTCAAAgggagccacgtaggcgccacgtcatccaaaaccggacataatactgccgagggacattttctgcacggttttgtaagttaagggatgcgttgtatccggttttctaGACTGAGGATGAAAATCAAACTGggtgacaaattgagggaccgaaagtgaacttattccaataaATAAACATTCCTGCTTAACAATCCTCCAGAAATAGTTTTTCTCCGTGGTACTGGGATTGTAGTCGTCATGCTGGTTGTCATCCTGGGAGCGAACTCTTGTGTTTGGaggtgttcgttctcgctcggTGGTCGGGTTGTGACTACGGTTTTCCAAACCCTAGTCACAATTGTGGCCGGAGCCGGAATACCATACGGTAACCGTGGTAATTGTGGCAAACcgtataaaatttatcaaaatttaaattatttttaaaatttatttaaatttaaggaggttTACCGCGGTTTTTCTTTTAACGCACCCCGTGGTAAGCGCGATAACTACGATAACCACGTGCTTACCGGCGGTTTGGGAAAACTTGGTTGTGACCAAGGTGTTTTTTCTCTGTTTTCAGAATTGTGCTGTCTTGAACTGTGTCTTGGAAAAGCTGGTTTTCCCAGTGAATGATGCCGTGATAGCTTTCTGTAAAAACCGGGTCATATGACCTACTACACAGTACGTATGTTTtatcgtttgtcttatttaaaaaaatatgttattattatttattttattgtgagttATTTTATTGCTAAAAGTACTCTAAACATCGCTTATATCTTAtgtatttagaaaaaaagtttaaataaaacgaatggttaaacctGTATACAAAAGTAAACtgcgtcatttattaaaaaaggaAGGAGGTGCTTTCTAAAAAGAACAATCTtacagaaaagaaaataaatacgGACCAGCTAAATATGTTTTAGCAGCCCGCCAGTATTCATGGAGTGCAACATCCTACCTGTATAACTATAGCCTTGAATCTTGATGTGAAAATGGATGTTCTGGCCTTacttagtttcaaattttttcttcaaattttcaacttttctatcacatcaaaacttttctacacatataaacttccaactttttcatcacatcgttctaatttcaactaaacttctaattttagcgtgaactaaacacaccctctgTTCAGAAGAGAAAACAGGAGTTTTGGGACTTAGTAATGTCTTTCCAACGCCAGCGCCAGCGTCACCATCTTTCTTTTCCGATCACACGGTCATCACTCGGTCAGGTTCTCGTCTTGCAAATCCGCTCGTCTGCTAGCTCACATTCGGTCAGGCTCCTGCCGTTGGAAAACGACACGACCCAACGTTCCAACAAGGGGGCAGCAGAGTCGCTCCAGTTGGGCTGGGagtctctgagcaaggcaaatCAGTCTTAGCTAACTAACCAGCAGAGACGTCAAGCAATTGGTCTCATCTCTTTCAGTTTCATACCAATCTGTTATCCCCCAAAAAACAAGAAGTTTCATACCAATCGAGACGTTTTGTTTGATGTCGCAACAATAGTAGCCCGGCTCATGTTCTCCCCTGTTGGATGTTTGCACATGAACATGCTCTGCTTAGCGATGCCTTGGGGAGTTGGGATTTTTGGCGATGTGGGTTTCGTACACCGGCAGGTGACGGGTCGTGTCCACCCGATCGTATACCGTCACCAGCACGTCCGCGTGCCGATCGTGTCCACCGAAACAAcaacaactactactactactgtagCCCAAGTCGCAGTCGCAGCCGCAGCAGGCCATCGACCACCACTACGCCGGTGGCCCAAGTGATAGTATTTAGGACGCTTTCGTCGCATTGCATTGCCCGCTCGCCCCTCTGCTTTTGCTGCTGTTGCGTTGCGTGATACGCTCGCCTAACTTTGGCTAATTCTGCTGATATTTGCTCTTCTTCTGTCATATCACCTTGCCGCTGCTTCTGATCATCTCCCGTTCTtgcattcttcttcttcttcttcttctccggcgtgGTGTGCTGCTGACGGCTGACGCTGGCTGGTCGTGGACATGTCGAAGGTGAGGCTCTGTCTTTTGCTCTTGGATTCTCATCCTGATTACTGTAGTAGCTTCTGTGGGATAAAATGATCTCTGCTTCTGAATCCAGTAAAATATACATGTTGTTTTTGTCCGTTACACATTGCGAGCGTTCGTATACCATGGTGGTGCGTAAACTAACACTGATGTTTCACATGTTCCTCTGCTGCAGAAGATTGTGGTGAAGCTGGATCTCCATGACAACAAGGACAAGCAGAAGGCCATGAAGGTCGTCTCCACGCTTGCCGGTACGCATCGTGTTCGATCCATCAACCGTTCTGCCCGTGTTCAGAAACGATCAAGAGAAATGACTGCTGTTCGTTTATGCATGTCACTCATGTCAGGCATCGACGCCATTTCCATGGACATGGCGTCGCGCAAGATGACGGTGATCGGCACGGTTGACCCGGTGAACGTGGTGAGCAAGCTGCGCAAGGCGTCCTGGCCGGCCTACATCGAGTCCCTCGGCCCGGCCAAggagccggagaagaagaaggagggcggcggcgatgccaAGAAGGATGGCGGCGATGGcaagaaggagggaggaggagacggcaaGAAGGAAGGCGGCGATGGGAAGAAGGAAGGTGACGGCAAGaagggtgaggcggcggcggcggccaagaaagaggaaggcggcggcgagaagaAAGTCGCGGCGGTGGCACCGATGCCGATGCCGATGCACCAACTGCCACCGCCGTACATGTTCAACGCCGGGTACATGAACCAgtaccggccgccgccgccgccgccgccggcctacCCGTACGCGCCGCCACAGTACTACTACGCGAGGGACATGAGCATGGAGGAGAACCCCAACCCGTGTGCCATTTGCTGATCGAATGGTATTCTTGCATTGCATCTGATCTGTAGCAACTAGCAAGTAGCCCTACGTACATTTTCTCGAACATGATGTgtatactgttttttttttttttttttttttttgagaaccgATGTGTATACTGCATAGTAGTGTATCTCGTGTTTGAATTGGAGGGTAGAAGAATTTGCCGGCAACTTTGAATTTCTGACGAGAAGGGCGGTATCGAGTCAAACCATTGCATGGAAGAACCATACTAATTCAGATGCCTGTTGACTGTTGCCCGTGGTATTAATGGAGAAATTAGCCATCTAGAGACACTAATTTCAGCCATCTGCTTTCATTTACTTCGACAAGAAAATAAGAACGAGGAAATGAAAGAAGGTATAGTAATGTGCTGCAACTAAAGCTCAGCTAGGAGCCTAGGACCCATCAGCAAAACAGTCCTAAGCTTTTCGTTTAGGAAGAAACAGCCACTCGTAAGCCTGAAAATTTTAGTGTCCTTTCAATTTTCTAGTGTATGTATCTCCACAAACTTTTTCAACTATAAATAAACTGAAGATTAGTCGGCGAGTTCTTTATTGCGCACTGGTTTTAGGATCACAACAATCCATAGTTAGGAAAAGGTTTAAGTCTCAACCAAAAGTTTGATCTGCGTATGCATTTTCTCATTAAAAATACCGCACACCATGACCATAGATTATACTAGCACTGAGGACTGAGGAGGCAAAGAAAGACGGCAGAATCACCGGGGCTTCAAAAGGTGGGTAGATTTTCA
Coding sequences:
- the LOC136351154 gene encoding heavy metal-associated isoprenylated plant protein 39-like isoform X2; its protein translation is MSKIVVKLDLHDNKDKQKAMKVVSTLAGIDAISMDMASRKMTVIGTVDPVNVVSKLRKASWPAYIESLGPAKEPEKKKEGGGDAKKDGGDGKKEGGGDGKKEGGDGKKEGDGKKGEAAAAAKKEEGGGEKKVAAVAPMPMPMHQLPPPYMFNAGYMNQYRPPPPPPPAYPYAPPQYYYARDMSMEENPNPCAIC
- the LOC136351154 gene encoding heavy metal-associated isoprenylated plant protein 39-like isoform X1, with translation MSKKIVVKLDLHDNKDKQKAMKVVSTLAGIDAISMDMASRKMTVIGTVDPVNVVSKLRKASWPAYIESLGPAKEPEKKKEGGGDAKKDGGDGKKEGGGDGKKEGGDGKKEGDGKKGEAAAAAKKEEGGGEKKVAAVAPMPMPMHQLPPPYMFNAGYMNQYRPPPPPPPAYPYAPPQYYYARDMSMEENPNPCAIC
- the LOC136351154 gene encoding heavy metal-associated isoprenylated plant protein 39-like isoform X3 translates to MKVVSTLAGIDAISMDMASRKMTVIGTVDPVNVVSKLRKASWPAYIESLGPAKEPEKKKEGGGDAKKDGGDGKKEGGGDGKKEGGDGKKEGDGKKGEAAAAAKKEEGGGEKKVAAVAPMPMPMHQLPPPYMFNAGYMNQYRPPPPPPPAYPYAPPQYYYARDMSMEENPNPCAIC